From Myxococcales bacterium:
TCTCCAGAAGCTGAGGGACGCTGATCTTGATCGCTTGAACGCCATCTTCAAGGAGCAGGGGACCAACGTTCAACGCGCCTACCTCGACCGCATGGCGCGAAGCCAACGCGAGGCGCGCGCCATCTCGCAGCAGCTCCTAGACAGCCTCTCGGCCATCACGAGCGACGATGCCGCCAGTCAAGTGGCCGCCGCGGCCATCCTCATCAAGATGAACGTGACGCCGGTGGTGACGGTGCATGTTCCCTTTGGCGGCGACAACCACAGCGACGCCGACCTCGCCAAGGAGACGAGGAGACGGTCTCCGGCGTGGCCACCATCGCGTTGCTCTTCCAAAAGCTCACCGAGCTGGGCCTCGCCGATCGCGTGACCTTCGCCACGATGAACGTCTTCGGCCGCACCCTGAGTTCAAAGGGCACCGCGGGGCGCGACCACCTGGGCAACCATCACGTGACTGTGATGATCGGCAAGCAGCTCAAGGGGCGGCATCGTGGGAGGGTCGCCAAGAACGAGAAGGGCGCCGACTGGAAGGCCGTCCCCATCGCCTCGGCCACCGGCGCCGGAGGGCCCGGCGGCGACATCTCCTTCGAGGATTCGCTCGGTGCGGCGAGCAAGACGCTCGGCGCCGCGCTGGGCGTGCCGGCCACCGTCCTCGACGACCAGATCGAGAAGGGCAAGATCGTCACCGGTGCGCTTGCATGAGGCGGCACCGAGATCGGTCGCGATGCGGCGCACGGCAGCCATGGCCGCGGCGCTGGGAACGGCGGGCTTGGTGCACTGCGCCAACGACGAGTCGCTTGGCGCTAATCCGGTGGTGACACCGAGTCCCGTCGACGGCTCGGTAGAGGCCAGCGAGGCGACGCTCCTCGATGCAGGCCCCGCGGCGGGCCCGACGCTGTGCGAGAAGAGTGGCGGCGAGGCTGCCGTGCGCCGCATCGCGGACGACCTCTTCGCCAAGGTTCAAGCGGACTGCCGCGTCGGGACCTATTTCACGCGCCTCAGCGCCGCCGCCGCGACGGACGTCAAGGCATGCATGCAAGCGGAGCTGGCGGCCAAACTCCGCTGTGCCGGCGTGAGCTATCCGCCACTGGCGAGCGCGACGCCGTCGGGCCGCGCGTGCCGCTCGATGGCGGAAGCCCACGCCACGCTGGCCGGCACCGACGGACGCCTTGGGCTCAACGAGAACGACTTCAGCGCCTATTTGCAGGCGGTCCAGGTGGCCTTCAAGGGCGCCGGCGTGGCCGACGCAGACATCACCAAGGTCGTCGCGCTGTTCAGCGCCCAGAAGGGCGCCGTGGCGACGCGCGCGTCGGAAGGGAACACCGCGTGCACCTGCGCCGGCAACACCTTCGAGGGCGCGTCGTGTGTTCCCGACGGCGGCTACAAGCCGATCGACGCGGGCAAGGACAGCGCTGCGCCGAAGGACAGCGGCGCACTCGTCGATGTGAGCGTCGTCGACGCGTCCAGTCCTGCCGATGCGACGACGCCAACGGACGCGCCGAGCGATTGACCTAACGCGCCGTGCCCGGCAAGCGATCGTACCCCAGCTCCTTCGAGAGCTTCGCGGCGACGAAGACGCGCGCATCGGTGACGTGGTCGGGAATCCGTTCGGCGCGAACGATGGGCAGCTTTTCCATTCCGAGGGTGACCTGCCCGCCGGCAGGCACCGCGGCCGAGGGCCCTACCACCACGGAGCGCTCGTCGAGGGTGATGGTCTTCGGCGTCGTGTCTCCGCCGAAGAGCGTCACTTCGCTGGCCTTGAGCGGCCCTGCGACGCCGCGGTCCTTCGTGCGGCCGACACCGGCGAGGGGGGCTCAAGTCCACGAGCTTGATGCGGTCGGACGCCTTGACGACGTAGATCGCCGAGTCTCCTTCCTGAACTGGGCCTAGCTCGACGCGGTCAATCTCCTGCCCGCCCTTGGTCGCGACGAGCGTCGCGCCCTTCGTCAGCTTGAGGCGCGAGAAGGCTTGAAACTCCGTGACCGGCGACGGCATGGCCTTGCCCCCAACGTCGATTTCGATGGGCTCGCTCGTATCGGCCACGACGTAGAGCGTCTGTTTGCCTTGGCAACCGACGAGGGCGGCGGAGGTCAGCACGGCGGCGAACGACAAGAGGTGTCAGCGCATCCAGAGGAGGATACGCGCCCTCAAGCGTGACCGCGCCACGCTCAAAGGCGCGTCATCGTCGAGGCGCCGAATATACTGCGCCCGTGGACCTCCAAACGCTGCTCGACGACATCACGCACGAGGTGACTCGCGAGCCACCTCGCGGTCGCGTCGCTGACTACATACCCGCCCTCGCGGCCGTCTCGCCGACGCGTTTCGGTATGGCCCTCGCGACCGTCGACGGTGACGTTTACGCGAGCGGCGACGCCCGCGACGTCTTCTCCGGGCAAAGCCTCGTAAAGGCGTTCTCGCTGGCGCTCGTGCTCGCCGCCGACGAAGGCGGTCTTTGGCACCGCGTGGGGCGCGCGAGCCCTCGGGAACGCCGTTCAATTCGCTCGTGCTCCTCGAATACGAGCACGGCATCCCCCGCAACCCGTTCATCAACGCCGGCGCCCTCGTGGTCGTCGACCGTCTGCTCGCGCTTCGCGGCGACGCCTTCGGCGCCGTGCGCGAGTTCCTACGCGCGGAGAGCGGAAACGCGGCCCTCGATTGCGACAGCGCCGTCGCTCGCTCGGAGGCCGAACACGGGCATCGCAACGCGTCACTCGCGCACTTCATGGCCAGCCACGCCAACCTCGAGCACCCGGTGGACACGGTGCTCGATCACTACTTCCGCATGTG
This genomic window contains:
- a CDS encoding DUF1501 domain-containing protein — protein: MATIALLFQKLTELGLADRVTFATMNVFGRTLSSKGTAGRDHLGNHHVTVMIGKQLKGRHRGRVAKNEKGADWKAVPIASATGAGGPGGDISFEDSLGAASKTLGAALGVPATVLDDQIEKGKIVTGALA